The Plectropomus leopardus isolate mb chromosome 7, YSFRI_Pleo_2.0, whole genome shotgun sequence genome window below encodes:
- the fbxo43 gene encoding F-box only protein 43, whose protein sequence is MQKSVKMQCTPESNVYREGCKGQHCYDDCSDSGYSGLFHSPQNICGVDSCRALSPVEFSETPKENLWLSVTPKDRIREPVLGKDSRRIQRPTALSWCETPKVYKRDASLRHRLLMCKPNTDVKNDTRSPCTRKTESSSRSEHWLSASFDSLDTVTGAFASSTLKLEQDVPLSSRKRRLLFAQVRTSTLEDGKLNSGYLSSFQRRVSLSDADFSESITASGQINFETPCYIKSLTASTKENSQSPVSGVNNNLNDSSSILSTPSSTHTPKYIRSVCEDSGFSSLDKSQDSSVDHDGSFQELLLSASRGKSETPNLTESKRRSRLQRQHRLSTLKEGGSQSEEDPAERKIEHLHQCHSHSKEDEVFADNATPCSVLSTKCGNSMVSDSSASTKQDNATPLRAAASKPQNTTPFSATPAKPDVTPLRTTPVNLSLTPALQLVHAMCQQKAHIFVGQSPSLMEQLNATAVLGFRTTMPLAGLIGRKMGLGKVDILTELNKRNLKHILAVILSHLTPESIYRCGQVSKRWDEIIQQDKQASFKRRNYLSELEAALEHSGAVHVPDAETRLALLKRSALKTVQAQSRTSSFCTPQSANSTLTPSQHSILNSGSSSKRDKFLEVAKTLFNDECLKPCPRCEHPARCHSVKGEGVCSRADCGFQFCIACLCAFHGSRECGSRSAGRRKKDIILPGSAQSKRNVRRL, encoded by the exons ATGCAGAA GTCAGTGAAAATGCAGTGCACCCCTGAATCAAATGTCTACCGTGAGGGCTGCAAAGGCCAGCACTGTTATGATGACTGCTCTGACAGTGGATACTCGGGTTTGTTTCACAGTCCACAGAACATCTGTGGAGTTGACTCCTGTAGGGCTTTGTCTCCAGTTGAATTCAGTGAAACACCCAAAGAGAACCTCTGGCTGTCTGTCACTCCCAAGGACAGGATAAGAGAACCAGTTTTGGGCAAAGACTCCAGGAGAATACAGCGGCCAACAGCACTTAGCTGGTGTGAAACTCCTAAAGTATACAAAAGAGATGCCTCGCTGCGACACCGGCTTCTAATGTGCAAACCCAACacagatgttaaaaatgacacaagatCACCATGCACAAGAAAGACTGAGTCTTCCAGCAGGTCTGAACACTGGCTCAGTGCATCATTTGACTCTTTAGACACTGTGACAGGGGCTTTTGCATCAAGCACTTTAAAATTGGAGCAGGATGTGCCACTGTCTAGTAGGAAACGTCGACTCCTCTTCGCTCAGGTGAGGACATCCACTCTTGAAGATGGTAAACTCAACTCTGGTTACCTTTCCAGTTTTCAGAGAAGAGTTTCACTCTCAGATGCAGATTTCAGTGAGAGCATCACTGCCTCTGGTCAGATTAACTTTGAGACTCCATGCTATATCAAATCCTTGACTGCCTCGACTAAGGAGAATTCTCAATCACCTGTCAGCGGTGTGAACAATAACCTTAATGACAGCTCGAGCATCTTGAGCACGCCCTCATCCACCCACACACCCAAATATATCAg GTCTGTGTGTGAGGACAGTGGTTTTAGCTCCCTTGATAAATCTCAAGACTCCTCTGTGGACCATGATGGCTCATTCCaagagctgctgctctctgcctcCAGAGGAAAATCTGAAACCCCAAATCTGACAGAGTCAAAGCGGCGCTCCCGTTTGCAGCGTCAGCACAGGCTTTCTACACTTAAAGAAGGGGGCTCTCAGTCTGAGGAGGACCCAGCGGAGAGGAAGATAGAACATCTTCATCAGTGCCACAGCCATTCCAAAGAGGATGAGGTTTTTGCTGATAATGCCACTCCTTGCAGTGTCCTTTCTACTAAATGTGGTAATAGCATGGTCTCTGATAGTTCGGCCtctacaaaacaagacaatgccACCCCGCTAAGAGCAGCTGCATCTAagccacaaaacacaacaccttTTAGCGCAACTCCTGCTAAACCAGATGTCACTCCTCTCAGGACGACCCCTGTCAATCTGTCTCTGACTCCAGCTTTGCAGCTGGTTCACGCTATGTGCCAGCAGAAAGCCCACATATTTGTAGGCCAGAGTCCGAGCCTGATGGAGCAGCTTAATGCCACAGCAGTTCTGGGGTTCAGGACCACCATGCCGCTGGCAGGGCTGATTGGCAGGAAGATGGGCCTGGGGAAGGTGGACATACTCACAGAGCTGAATAAAAGGAACCTCAAGCACATCCTGGCTGTCATTCTTAGCCACTTGACCCCTGAGAGCATCTATAG GTGTGGTCAGGTGTCCAAAAGGTGGGATGAAATCATCCAACAAGACAAGCAAGCTAGTTTTAAGAGAAGAAACTACCTGAGTGAATTGGAGGCTGCTCTTGAG CACAGTGGAGCTGTCCATGTCCCTGATGCAGAGACCAGACTTGCTCTGCTTAAGAGATCGGCCCTCAAGACGGTTCAGGCCCAGTCCAGGACGTCCAGCTTCTGCACGCCGCAGTCTGCAAATAGCACTTTAACCCCATCACAGCACAGCATCTTAAAttcaggcagcagcagcaaacgGGATAAATTTCTAGAA gttGCCAAAACCCTCTTCAACGATGAGTGCCTAAAGCCTTGCCCTCGATGTGAGCATCCTGCAAGGTGTCACTCAGTGAAAGGGGAGGGCGTGTGCAGCAGAGCCGACTGTGGTTTCCAGTTTTGCATAGCCTGCTTGTGTGCTTTCCATGGCTCAAGAGAATGCGGCAGCCGGTCTGCAGGCCGTCGCAAAAAGGATATCATTCTTCCAGGAAGCGCTCAAAGCAAGCGAAATGTTAGGAGActatga